A DNA window from Camelina sativa cultivar DH55 chromosome 17, Cs, whole genome shotgun sequence contains the following coding sequences:
- the LOC104758556 gene encoding uncharacterized protein LOC104758556 gives MCYKILPPLVIPSGSFHENTPVAEVTTVATSEVETTAGHRNGGGGKKKCVCSPSKHPRSFKCRYHQHEYQWLPSSSSSSSSSTLHK, from the coding sequence atgtgTTACAAAATTCTTCCACCTCTTGTTATTCCGTCGGGGAGCTTCCACGAAAATACTCCGGTGGCAGAAGTGACGACAGTGGCAACGTCAGAGGTAGAAACCACAGCTGGTCACCGTAACGGTGGCGGTGGAAAGAAGAAGTGTGTATGTTCACCGTCGAAGCATCCAAGATCGTTCAAGTGTAGGTATCATCAACATGAATATCAATGGcttccttcatcatcttcttcttcttcttcttcgactctCCACAAATAA
- the LOC104758557 gene encoding uncharacterized protein LOC104758557, whose product MVMDREERRRKIMERGSDRLALITGQIHNFDPSSPSSSSSSSASHNRTYSESSFMPQTQSAHHLMQESPSLKYHFKEEVRERSEEPKLSSSVLSKPLKSEPIAKPEEATRSVKSQNKRPRSFFSSKKLNASIISSERTRSLSSLAIAAFVILLPRLNIISSGSVLTLRPLWLLILTDCAIVMSHLTVEASGEGLGHEMEDEGKGKDGENWSDAEKLLERGVVVYQALRGMFIDCSLYMVIVICGDSLL is encoded by the exons ATGGTGATGGAcagagaagaaaggagaagaaaaattaTGGAACGAGGATCAGATCGTTTGGCGTTAATCACAGGCCAAATACATAACTTTGATCCTTCATCACcgtcgtcttcttcctcatcatcagcTTCTCACAACCGCACATACAGCGAATCTAGTTTCATGCCACAAACTCAATCGGCCCACCATCTAATGCAAGAAAGCCCATCTCTTAAGTACCATTTCAAAG AGGAAGTAAGGGAAAGATCAGAAGAACCAAAACTTTCGTCGAGTGTTCTTAGCAAACCCTTAAAAAGTGAACCAATTGCAAAACCAGAAGAAGCAACAAGATCAGTAAAGAGTCAGAATAAACGACCTAGGAGTTTCTTCAGCTCCAAGAAACTCAACGCTAGCATCATAAGCTCAGAAAGAACTCGGAGTTTGAGCTCTCTCGCAATAGCTGCGTTTGTGATTCTACTCCCAAGATTGAACATTATAAGCTCAGGCAGTGTCTTGACTCTGAGACCTCTTTGGCTGCTGATTCTTACAGATTGTGCTATTGTAATGTCTCATCTCACCGTGGAAGCATCTGGAGAAGGATTGGGCCATGAGATGGAAGATGAAGGAAAGGGTAAAGACGGTGAAAACTGGTCTGATGCTGAGAAGCTTTTAGAAAGAGGAGTTGTTGTGTATCAAGCTCTTCGTGGAATGTTCATAGATTGTAGTCTTTATATGGTTATTGTTATTTGTGGAGACTCTCttctctaa
- the LOC104758558 gene encoding coatomer subunit beta'-2, translating to MPLRLEIKRKLAQRSERVKSVDLHPTEPWILASLYSGTLCIWNYQTQVMAKSFEVTELPVRSAKFIARKQWVVAGADDMYIRVYNYNTMDKVKVFEAHSDYIRCVAVHPTLPYVLSSSDDMLIKLWDWEKGWACTQIFEGHSHYVMQVTFNPKDTNTFASASLDRTIKIWNLGSPDPNFTLDAHQKGVNCVDYFTGGDKPYLITGSDDHTAKVWDYQTKSCVQTLEGHTHNVSAVCFHPELPIIITGSEDGTVRIWHATTYRLENTLNYGLERVWAIGYIKSSRRVVIGYDEGTIMVKLGKEIPVASMDNTGKIIWAKHNEIQTANIKSIGADFEVTDGERLPLSVKELGTCDLYPQSLKHNPNGRFVVVCGDGEYIIYTALAWRNRSFGSGLEFVWSSEGECAVRESSSKIKIFSKNFQEKRSIRPTFSAEKIFGGTLLAMCSSDFICFYDWAECRLIQRIDVTVKNLYWADSGDLVAIASDTSFYILKYNRDLVSSHFDSGRPTEEEGVEDAFEVLHENDERVRTGIWVGDCFIYNNSSWKLNYCVGGEVTTMYHLDRPMYLLGYLASQSRVFLVDKEFNVIGYTLLLSLIEYKTLVMRGDLDKANEILPTIPKDQHNSVAHFLESRGMIEDALEIATDPDYRFELAIQLGRLEIAQEIAVEVQSESKWKQLGELAMSSGKLQMAEECMKYAMDLSGLLLLYSSLGDAEGVTKLATLAKEQGKNNVAFLCLFVLGKLEDCLQLLVESNRIPEAALMARSYLPSKVSEIVALWRKDLSKVNSKAAESLADPEEYPNLFEDWQVALSVEGRAVETRGVYTGAENYPSHADKSSMTLVEAFRNLQVEEEESLENGDIDHEEVVAEENGNEERNEEDVEEHHEEKEAEEEGIVDGDSTDGAVLVNGSEADEEWGTNNEGNPSA from the exons ATG CCTCTCAGACTCGAGATCAAG AGAAAGTTAGCTCAAAGGTCCGAGAGAGTAAAATCTGTTGATCTGCATCCTACAGAACCATG GATTCTTGCAAGTTTGTATTCTGGAACCTTGTGTATTTGGAACTACCAGACACAG GTGATGGCGAAATCCTTCGAGGTGACCGAATTACCAG TTCGGTCGGCCAAGTTTATAGCGCGAAAGCAATGGGTTGTGGCAGGAGCTGATGATATGTATATCCGTGTATACAATTACAATACCATGGACAAGGTTAAAGTGTTTGAGGCTCATTCAGACTACATTAGGTGTGTGGCTGTTCATCCAACCCTTCCATATGTGCTGTCATCTTCTGATGATATGCTCATAAAGCTTTGGGACTGGGAAAAGGGTTGGGCTTGCACTCAGATATTCGAGGGGCACTCGCACTATGTGATGCAAGTCACATTTAATCCAAAAGACACCAACACTTTTGCCAGTGCATCACTTGATCGTACCATAAAG ATTTGGAATCTTGGCTCCCCAGACCCAAATTTTACATTGGATGCCCATCAGAAAGGAGTCAATTGTGTAGATTATTTCACCGGTGGTGATAAGCCCTATTTAATTACCGGCTCTGATGACCACACTGCTAAG GTCTGGGACTatcaaacaaaaagttgtgTCCAGACCCTGGAAGGGCACACACACAATGTATCTGCAGTATGTTTCCATCCAGAGCTTCCAATTATAATCACAGGTTCTGAAGATGGTACCGTTCGCATTTGGCATGCAACTACATACAG GCTAGAGAACACATTGAATTATGGCCTCGAGAGAGTTTGGGCAATTGGTTATATTAAAAGTTCACGCCG GGTTGTGATTGGATATGATGAAGGAACCATCATGGTTAAACTTGGAAAAGAAATTCCTGTCGCTAGCATGGACAATACCGGAAAAATCATATGGGCTAAGCATAATGAAATTCAAACTGCAAACATCAAAAGTATTGGTGCAGATTTCGAG GTTACTGATGGAGAGAGGTTGCCCTTGAGTGTTAAAGAGTTGGGGACCTGTGATCTTTATCCACAA AGCTTGAAGCACAACCCTAATGGGAGGTTTGTCGTAGTCTGTGGTGACGGGGAGTATATTATCTACACGGCTTTGGCTTGGAGAAATAGGTCATTTGGTTCTGGACTGGAATTCGTTTGGTCGTCCGAGGGGGAGTGTGCAGTTAGAGAAAGCtcatcaaagataaaaatatttagcaAAAATTTCCAG GAAAAGAGGAGTATCCGCCCTACTTTTTCAGCTGAGAAGATCTTTGGAGGAACCTTGTTAGCTATGTGCTCAAGTGATTTCATCTGCTTTTATGATTGGGCTGAATGTAGGCTGATTCAACGTATTGACGTCACTGTAAAG AATCTATATTGGGCTGACAGTGGTGATTTAGTAGCCATTGCTAGTGACACATCATTCTACATCTTGAAATACAAC CGCGATTTAGTTTCCTCACATTTTGATAGCGGAAGACCTACTGAGGAAGAAGGTGTTGAGGATGCTTTTGAGGTTCTCCATGAAAATGATGAGCGTGTTAGGACAGGTATATGGGTTGGTGACTGTTTCATTTACAACAACTCTTCCTGGAAGCTTAACTACTGTGTTGGAGGCGAG GTAACCACAATGTATCATTTGGACCGCCCAATGTATTTGTTGGGATATCTTGCAAGTCAAAGTCGGGTGTTCTTGGTAGACAAAGAATTCAA TGTTATAGGATACACCTTGCTACTAAGCCTGATTGAGTACAAGACTCTTGTCATGCGGGGTGATTTAGACAAAGCCAATGAAATCTTACCGACAATTCCTAAAGATCAGCATAACAG TGTTGCTCATTTCTTGGAGTCACGGGGAATGATTGAAGATGCTCTGGAAATTGCAACAGATCCTGACTACAGATTTGAGTTGGCCATACAACTGGGTAGACTTGAAATTGCACAG GAAATCGCCGTAGAAGTACAGAGTGAATCTAAGTGGAAGCAATTAGGAGAGTTGGCCATGTCCTCTGGAAAG CTGCAAATGGCAGAGGAATGCATGAAGTATGCGATGGATTTGAGTGGTTTGTTACTGCTTTATTCTTCTCTGGGAGATGCTGAAGGTGTGACAAAACTTGCAACACTTGCTAAAGAACAAGGGAAGAACAATGTCGCCTTTCTTTGCCTATTCGTGCTTGGTAAACTGGAAGATTGTTTGCAGTTATTGGTGGAGAG cAACCGGATACCAGAAGCTGCTCTGATGGCACGATCGTATCTTCCAAGCAAAGTTTCTGAGATAGTAGCTCTTTGGAGGAAAGATCTCAGCAAG GTTAATTCGAAAGCAGCAGAATCCTTGGCTGATCCTGAGGAGTACCCAAATCTTTTTGAAGATTGGCAAGTTGCTCTTTCTGTCGAAGGTAGAGCTGTAGAGACAAG GGGAGTTTACACAGGTGCAGAAAATTATCCTAGCCATGCTGATAAATCTTCCATGACCCTCGTGGAAGCCTTCAGAAACTTGCAAGTTGAGGAAGAGGAATCACTTGAAAATGGAGATATCGATCACGAG GAGGTAGTAGCAGAAGAAAATGGAAATGAAGAAAGGAATGAGGAGGATGTAGAGGAGCatcatgaagaaaaagaagcagaagaagaaggaattgtTGACGGAGACTCTACGGATGGAGCTGTACTTGTTAACGGAAGTGAGGCTGACGAAGAGTGGGGTACGAATAATGAAGGAAATCCATCAGCCTAA
- the LOC109129837 gene encoding uncharacterized protein LOC109129837, with protein sequence MAGWQRNLQIVARQVGRRVKNCHISTANYSSTRNLESPSSQGYLQSLLRPTYSSRPLYYHLQQLGISTSRQLQAGEEPVSSPLSSPTLLGSGKEEEQKIIPKRQKVQAVLKSIKQSPKKVNLVAALVRGMRVEDALLQLQVTVKRASQTVYRVIHAARANATHNHGLDPARLLVAEAFVGKGLFGKKVAYHAKGRSGIISVPRCRLTVIVRETTAEEEAEIARLKVHNFKKKTKRQRQLVPHEVIHTTPIWNRRGTKASYRSSELVPSN encoded by the exons ATGGCGGGTTGGCAGAGGAATCTACAGATTGTTGCTCGTCAAGTTGGTAGAAGAGTGAAGAACTGTCACATTTCTACGGCCAATTACTCTTCGACGCGGAATTTGGAATCCCCTTCCTCACAAG GTTATTTGCAGAGTCTCTTGAGACCTACCTATTCCTCAAGACCACTGTATTATCATCTACAACAACTG GGAATTTCTACCTCAAGACAATTGCAGGCGGGTGAAGAGCCTGTATCATCACCTTTGTCATCTCCAACTCTGTTGGGTagtggaaaagaagaagagcagaaGATTATCCCAAAGCGTCAGAAAGTTCAGGCTGTCCTCAAGTCCATAAAACAG AGTCCTAAGAAGGTCAACCTGGTTGCAGCATTAGTCCGTGGCATGCGTGTTGAAGATGCTTTGCTCCAATTGCAGGTCACGGTCAAACGGGCTTCACAAACTGTGTACCGG GTTATACACGCTGCCCGGGCAAATGCTACTCATAACCATGGACTAGATCCTGCTCGTCTCCTTGTTG CTGAAGCGTTTGTTGGGAAGGGACTATTTGGGAAGAAGGTAGCTTACCATGCAAAAGGAAGAAGCGGGATTATATCAGTACCCCGTTGTCGCTTAACAGTCATAGTTAGAGAGACGACtgcagaggaagaagctgaGATTGCGAGGCTCAAAGTTCACAAttttaagaagaaaaccaaACGACAGAGACAGCTTGTACCACACGAGGTCATCCACACAACACCAATCTGGAACCGCAGAGGTACAAAAGCCAGTTATCGGTCCTCAGAGTTGGTACCGTCTAACTAG
- the LOC104758560 gene encoding nuclear pore complex protein NUP50A: protein MGDSENVQQPSKKRGALKQLSRDNPGLDDEDDSAEFETGTFKKASDEVLASRRIVRIKRKEPSATPAAAPNPFAGIQLVPTTAPASTPVVTDAPLAESKLAPAEAVVEDNQKEIDIEEGDEVDSKKVDVKDAAGEETEKTKDEDGKSADDQVAEADVAQTVSCDTNVSINAVEGTDQTEDPLEKDLGGVQAEKKEKEGNGIEEADKNGNNGAFSSFHQHSSNKNAFTGLASTEASGSSFSFGSVSQDGSTGTGSLFGFGLPSSNTSSLFGATGSSIIKKSEGTGFPPKQEVSTETGEENEKVAFSADSIMFEYLDGGWKERGKGELKVNVSSNGGKARLVMRAKGNYRLILNASLYPEMKLASMDKKGITFACVNSVSEGKEGLSTFALKFKDPTIVEEFRVAIDNHKDSKPVEKAEEAVLPLKTPENSPTATDA, encoded by the coding sequence ATGGGAGACTCAGAAAATGTTCAACAACCATCAAAGAAGAGAGGTGCTTTGAAGCAGCTATCTCGTGACAACCCTGGTCTTGATGATGAGGACGATTCAGCTGAATTTGAGACTGGAACTTTCAAGAAGGCCAGTGATGAGGTATTGGCAAGTAGAAGAATTGTCCGAATTAAGCGTAAGGAGCCATCTGCTACGCCAGCTGCAGCACCCAATCCGTTTGCTGGAATTCAGTTGGTCCCTACTACCGCACCTGCTTCGACTCCTGTGGTAACAGATGCACCTCTGGCCGAGTCAAAATTGGCTCCAGCGGAAGCAGTGGTTGAGGATAATCAAAAGGAAATTGATATTGAGGAGGGTGATGAAGTTGACAGTAAGAAGGTTGATGTCAAAGATGCTGCTGGGGAAGAGACTGAAAAGACTAAAGATGAGGATGGTAAGAGTGCTGATGACCAAGTTGCTGAGGCTGATGTAGCTCAGACCGTCTCATGTGACACAAACGTTAGCATCAACGCTGTTGAAGGAACAGACCAAACTGAAGATCCTCTTGAGAAGGATTTAGGAGGTGTTCAGgctgagaaaaaagaaaaagagggcAACGGAATCGAAGAAGCAGATAAGAACGGCAATAACGGCGCTTTCAGTTCATTCCACCAGCATTCAAGTAACAAAAACGCATTCACCGGACTTGCCAGTACAGAGGCTTCTGGTTCATCGTTCTCTTTTGGTTCGGTTTCTCAGGATGGTTCAACTGGTACTGGGTCTCTCTTTGGCTTTGGCCTTCCAAGCAGCAATACCTCTTCTCTATTCGGTGCAACTGGATCTTCCATTATCAAAAAGAGCGAAGGTACTGGGTTTCCACCAAAGCAAGAGGTTTCCACAGAAACAggagaagagaatgagaaagtTGCCTTCTCTGCTGACTCGATTATGTTTGAATATCTTGATGGAGGATGGAAAGAGCGTGGGAAAGGAGAGCTCAAGGTTAACGTCTCCAGTAATGGTGGTAAAGCAAGATTAGTTATGAGAGCTAAAGGAAACTACAGATTGATCTTGAACGCTAGTCTGTACCCAGAAATGAAACTTGCAAGTATGGATAAAAAAGGAATCACATTCGCTTGTGTGAATAGTGTAAGCGAAGGCAAAGAAGGTCTCTCTACATTTGCACTGAAGTTCAAAGACCCGACAATCGTGGAAGAGTTTCGTGTAGCCATTGACAATCATAAAGACAGTAAACCAGTGGAGAAAGCAGAAGAAGCAGTTCTTCCTCTGAAGACACCTGAGAACTCTCCAACAGCCACAGATGCttga